The Acidobacteriota bacterium genome includes a window with the following:
- a CDS encoding nucleotidyl transferase AbiEii/AbiGii toxin family protein: MATFDRRIVQPSTLRFLQVCHARTPFHLAGGAALSGVHLRHRLSRDADLVFHDRQTHRDAVSLLPEIAPEAGVTIRVVRDAGTFVRGVLTGADGEVDIDLVFEAVADIGGPDVVEGVQVESLADRRANKLTCVLSRSEPRDLVDLLFLDRAGYPPEADLTLALAKDAGIDPGVMAWLLSRFPVTPLPQMLVSLSTGELTSFREALAERLRRLAIPDS; the protein is encoded by the coding sequence GTGGCCACCTTCGACCGTCGCATAGTCCAGCCCTCGACGCTGCGGTTCCTGCAGGTCTGCCACGCGCGGACGCCATTTCATCTGGCCGGAGGTGCGGCGCTGTCGGGCGTGCATCTGCGTCACCGTCTATCGCGCGATGCGGACCTCGTTTTCCACGATCGGCAGACTCATCGCGACGCCGTGTCCCTGCTTCCGGAGATCGCACCGGAGGCGGGCGTCACGATCCGAGTGGTCCGTGATGCCGGCACGTTCGTGCGCGGCGTGTTGACTGGTGCCGACGGTGAGGTGGACATCGACTTGGTGTTCGAAGCGGTGGCCGACATCGGCGGCCCGGACGTGGTTGAAGGCGTCCAAGTGGAATCGCTTGCTGACCGGCGGGCGAACAAGCTGACGTGCGTCCTCTCCCGGTCTGAGCCGCGTGACCTGGTGGATCTGCTGTTTCTGGATCGCGCCGGCTATCCACCGGAGGCGGATCTCACGCTCGCCCTGGCGAAAGACGCGGGAATTGATCCGGGAGTGATGGCCTGGCTGCTCAGTCGGTTTCCTGTGACGCCCCTGCCCCAGATGCTGGTGTCGCTGTCGACCGGCGAGCTGACGTCGTTTCGCGAAGCGCTGGCAGAACGGTTGCGGCGACTGGCAATCCCGGACTCCTAA
- a CDS encoding protein kinase gives MTPGTRLGAYEVLSLLGAGGMGEVYRAKDSTLKREVALKVLPADVAKDRERLARFQREAEVLASLNHPHIAQIYGLEHAGDTFALVMELVEGEDLAQRLARGAIPLDEALPIARQIAEALEAAHEHGIIHRDLKPANIKVRPDGTVKVLDFGLAKAVDPTAGSSATAMNSPTLSIHATQAGIIFGTAAYMSPEQAAGKAIDKRTDLWAFGVVLLEMLTGRPAFEGETVSHVIAAILKDQPDWSALPPTVPAPIHKLLRRCLEKDRKRRLDSASAARLDIDDTIATRGLDTGVTDLHDGPSSRGRTPWLLAAAFAIGAVVTGLAVWTVATQLLAPRTADVVRFGIHDTDGVIVSRTAGDIALSPDGRTLAFVGFGDGGQLIWLRDLGTAGARALPGTEGARALGWSPDGKSLAFMASYRIKKVTVAGGMPEVLSQTRLSAARSPVWTPEGTILYSDNNGFWRIAANGGLPAAQVVPLPGERHDATAFLPGGRYFLESVQSADPAKAGTWATTFDATTRTRLLTFPTIARYAEGHLLFVRDRVLYAQALDVAALRLNGEPRQLAPNAADQFSVSTRGTVAYRPVSAAGLADATQLEWIDRSGRILERIEQAAGGTTPALSPDQRRVAMARNGGVWVLELTRAVLSRVGSSGANPRWSPDGRRLFFTRGVNSKDVIFEMAAGAEGAETSLYKPVGRHAHPTDVSADGASVILEEGEGQRSGVSDDFDIHVLRLTGDRQSVPFVQTPASETSGTLSADGRWLAYSSDTSGRTEIYVQSFPDPGPRVQVSPGGGSFARWRRDGKEIFYVAPDGTLMGVPVIGAAPIEFGKSTPLFQFFTNQGSGAPPYDMTADGQRFIVSAVVRRTDPSIEVLLNWPALLTKAAQ, from the coding sequence TTGACCCCTGGCACCCGGCTCGGCGCCTACGAAGTCCTCTCCCTGCTGGGCGCCGGTGGCATGGGCGAGGTGTATCGGGCCAAGGACTCGACGCTCAAGCGCGAGGTCGCACTCAAGGTCCTACCGGCCGACGTGGCGAAGGATCGCGAACGGCTGGCGCGGTTCCAGCGCGAGGCCGAAGTCCTCGCCTCGCTCAATCATCCGCACATCGCACAGATCTACGGCCTCGAACACGCGGGCGACACGTTCGCGCTGGTCATGGAACTGGTCGAAGGGGAAGATCTCGCACAACGTCTCGCGCGCGGTGCGATTCCACTCGATGAGGCGTTGCCGATTGCGCGGCAGATCGCCGAAGCGCTGGAAGCCGCACATGAACACGGCATCATTCATCGGGACCTGAAGCCCGCGAACATCAAGGTGCGGCCAGACGGCACCGTCAAAGTGCTCGACTTCGGGCTCGCGAAGGCTGTCGATCCGACCGCCGGATCATCGGCCACCGCGATGAACTCGCCGACCCTCTCAATTCATGCGACGCAAGCGGGCATCATTTTCGGCACCGCCGCGTACATGTCGCCCGAACAAGCTGCCGGCAAGGCCATCGACAAGCGCACCGACCTGTGGGCGTTCGGCGTGGTGTTGCTCGAAATGCTGACCGGCCGGCCGGCCTTCGAAGGCGAAACCGTTTCGCACGTCATTGCCGCGATATTGAAAGACCAGCCGGATTGGTCAGCGCTGCCGCCAACGGTACCCGCGCCGATCCACAAGCTGCTCCGACGGTGTCTCGAAAAGGATCGCAAGCGGCGCCTCGACTCGGCTTCGGCGGCGCGCCTCGACATTGACGACACGATTGCGACGCGCGGTTTGGATACCGGTGTGACGGACTTGCACGACGGTCCGTCGTCGCGAGGCCGCACGCCCTGGTTGCTGGCCGCCGCATTCGCGATCGGAGCCGTCGTGACTGGACTCGCCGTCTGGACTGTCGCGACGCAATTGCTGGCGCCGCGGACGGCCGACGTCGTGCGGTTCGGCATTCACGACACCGATGGCGTGATCGTCTCTCGCACCGCTGGCGACATCGCGCTGTCTCCTGACGGGCGCACGCTGGCGTTTGTTGGTTTCGGCGACGGTGGGCAGCTCATCTGGCTGCGAGATCTGGGTACGGCCGGCGCACGCGCCCTGCCCGGCACCGAGGGCGCCCGGGCGTTGGGCTGGTCACCTGATGGGAAGTCGCTCGCGTTCATGGCGTCCTATCGCATTAAGAAAGTGACGGTGGCCGGTGGCATGCCGGAAGTGCTGAGCCAGACCCGGTTGAGCGCGGCGCGGTCGCCGGTATGGACACCCGAAGGCACGATTCTTTACAGCGACAACAATGGCTTCTGGCGCATCGCCGCCAACGGCGGTCTGCCCGCGGCACAGGTCGTACCGCTCCCTGGCGAGCGACACGATGCGACCGCGTTTCTTCCTGGCGGCCGCTACTTCCTGGAGAGCGTGCAAAGCGCCGATCCCGCGAAGGCGGGGACGTGGGCGACGACATTTGATGCCACGACACGAACGCGGCTGCTCACATTTCCGACCATTGCCCGCTATGCCGAAGGGCATCTATTGTTCGTTCGCGATCGCGTGCTGTATGCCCAGGCATTGGACGTTGCCGCGTTGCGGCTGAACGGGGAACCGCGCCAGCTGGCGCCGAACGCCGCGGACCAGTTCAGCGTGTCCACTCGCGGCACCGTCGCGTATCGGCCCGTGAGTGCCGCCGGACTCGCCGATGCGACGCAACTCGAATGGATCGATCGCAGTGGCCGGATTCTCGAACGCATCGAACAAGCGGCCGGTGGCACCACGCCGGCGCTTTCGCCCGACCAACGTCGCGTGGCGATGGCTCGCAATGGCGGCGTGTGGGTCCTCGAACTGACGCGCGCGGTCCTCTCGCGAGTTGGCAGCAGCGGCGCTAACCCGAGGTGGTCACCCGACGGCCGGCGGCTGTTCTTCACTCGTGGCGTGAACTCCAAGGATGTCATCTTCGAGATGGCCGCGGGCGCCGAAGGCGCCGAAACCAGCCTCTACAAACCGGTCGGCAGGCACGCGCACCCCACCGACGTGTCCGCCGACGGGGCGTCTGTCATCTTGGAGGAGGGAGAGGGGCAACGCTCGGGTGTCAGCGACGATTTTGATATTCACGTGTTGCGCTTGACCGGCGATCGGCAGTCGGTCCCCTTCGTTCAGACACCCGCGAGCGAAACCTCAGGAACGCTGTCTGCCGATGGTCGATGGCTCGCGTATAGTTCGGATACTTCCGGACGAACTGAGATCTACGTCCAGAGCTTCCCCGATCCGGGTCCACGCGTCCAAGTGTCGCCTGGCGGCGGCAGCTTTGCACGATGGCGCCGCGACGGCAAAGAGATATTTTATGTCGCACCCGACGGCACATTGATGGGCGTTCCCGTCATTGGGGCGGCGCCGATTGAGTTCGGCAAATCGACCCCGCTGTTTCAGTTCTTTACCAATCAGGGCTCGGGCGCGCCACCCTACGACATGACGGCGGATGGCCAGCGGTTTATTGTCAGCGCCGTCGTCCGCCGCACTGACCCGTCCATTGAAGTCCTGCTCAACTGGCCGGCGCTGTTGACGAAGGCGGCCCAATGA
- a CDS encoding type II toxin-antitoxin system VapC family toxin produces MPVVLDTHAWIWWVTNDRRLSRRARAAIQKPLARGEVWISMISIWEMAKKVEKGQLALDRPLDDWFEAALSAEGLHVAEMTRPILVDSCRLPLPFHGDPADQIIVATARSLSATVVTKDARLRDYPHVRTTW; encoded by the coding sequence ATGCCGGTCGTTCTTGATACGCACGCCTGGATTTGGTGGGTCACCAACGACCGGCGGCTGTCGCGACGCGCCCGTGCGGCCATCCAGAAGCCCCTCGCCCGCGGCGAAGTCTGGATCTCGATGATTTCGATCTGGGAAATGGCCAAGAAGGTCGAGAAGGGCCAACTCGCGCTCGACCGCCCGCTCGATGATTGGTTCGAGGCCGCCCTGTCGGCCGAGGGCCTGCACGTCGCCGAAATGACGCGCCCGATTCTGGTCGACAGTTGCCGCCTGCCATTGCCCTTTCACGGCGATCCCGCCGATCAGATCATCGTCGCGACGGCGCGGTCGCTGTCGGCCACCGTGGTGACGAAGGATGCGCGGCTACGCGACTATCCGCACGTCCGAACGACCTGGTGA
- a CDS encoding type II toxin-antitoxin system Phd/YefM family antitoxin — MRTIAAGKFKDVCLQTLDEVAASRRPIVITKRGRPVARLVPIAATRRTRALAGSIVSESGDPFSTGEVWDAGRS; from the coding sequence ATGCGAACTATCGCCGCCGGGAAGTTCAAGGACGTCTGCCTGCAAACGCTCGACGAAGTGGCGGCCAGCCGCCGACCGATCGTGATCACCAAGCGGGGGCGCCCGGTCGCCAGACTGGTCCCCATCGCCGCCACCAGGCGGACGCGAGCGCTCGCCGGCAGCATTGTGTCCGAGTCAGGCGACCCATTCAGCACGGGTGAGGTGTGGGATGCCGGTCGTTCTTGA